The Pseudodesulfovibrio sp. zrk46 genome contains a region encoding:
- the topA gene encoding type I DNA topoisomerase, whose protein sequence is MPKDLIIVESPAKVKTISKFLGKDYIVDASVGHVRDLPTRDLGVDEENDFAPQYEVIKGKEDVVKRLKAAAKKADTVFLAPDPDREGEAIAWHVAELIKPVNENVRRITFNEITARAVKAALEDAQELNEDLFDSQQARRILDRLVGYKISPILWKNVKRGISAGRVQSVALKILVEREKERRAFRADEYWPFKVLLEGTNPPPFWMDLHKLEEKAVKPGVNHIGTQSEAETLQEELENGEFKVDSVQEKQRKRSPLPPYITSTLQQDANRRMGYSAKRTMSIAQRLYEGVELGARGTTALITYMRTDSVRIAKDAQDAAKQLILDKFGGDYYPPKTRNFKTKGGAQDAHEAIRPVDVTITPDDVKSYLPAEQYKLYRLIWQRFVASQMAVATFWDTTVLVKAPRTQWRAKGERLLFPGFLAAMDKAKSEDDTELPKLAEGDVLNLNELKKEQKFTQPPPRFSEASLVKTLEELGIGRPSTYAAIISTLLDREYARQEEKRFVPTELGFTVSDQLSEHFQALMDVGFTAQMENLLDDVAAGKQDWIRLLNDFGGDFYPTLDKARTEMARSQQETDIMCENCGKPMAIKFGKTGEFLGCTGFPACRTIKNFTRDEQGNIQVVEREKPEDTGVKCDKCGRPMAIKQSRRGEFLGCTGYPDCKNIVNFERDENGKIKVIESEKPKVVGTCPECGGELLLKKARTGSRFIACSNYPDCTYAAPFSTGVPCPKEGCKGELVEKSSRRGKLFYSCSTYPQCDYAVWNWPINEPCPKCEHPILTRKTTKDKGEHIACPKKGCGYTRPIEGEEEK, encoded by the coding sequence ATGCCGAAAGATTTAATCATCGTTGAGTCCCCTGCCAAAGTTAAAACCATCTCCAAATTCCTTGGAAAGGATTACATCGTGGACGCCTCTGTCGGTCACGTCCGTGACCTGCCCACCCGCGATCTGGGTGTGGATGAGGAGAACGACTTCGCCCCGCAGTATGAAGTCATCAAAGGCAAGGAGGACGTGGTCAAACGTCTGAAGGCCGCAGCAAAGAAGGCGGACACCGTCTTCCTCGCTCCTGACCCCGACCGCGAGGGTGAGGCCATTGCGTGGCACGTTGCCGAGCTGATCAAGCCGGTGAACGAAAATGTACGCCGCATCACCTTCAACGAAATTACCGCCCGTGCGGTCAAAGCGGCCCTTGAGGACGCACAGGAACTCAACGAGGACCTGTTCGATTCCCAGCAGGCTCGCCGTATCCTTGACCGTCTGGTGGGTTATAAGATTTCCCCCATCCTCTGGAAAAACGTCAAACGAGGCATCTCGGCCGGTCGAGTCCAGTCCGTTGCCCTCAAGATTCTGGTGGAGCGCGAAAAGGAACGCCGTGCATTCCGGGCCGACGAATACTGGCCGTTCAAGGTATTGCTCGAAGGCACCAACCCGCCGCCCTTCTGGATGGACCTGCACAAGCTGGAAGAGAAGGCCGTCAAGCCGGGCGTCAACCACATCGGTACTCAGTCCGAGGCCGAGACCTTGCAGGAAGAGCTGGAGAACGGCGAGTTCAAGGTGGACTCCGTGCAGGAGAAGCAGCGCAAGCGCTCTCCCCTGCCGCCGTACATCACCTCCACCCTGCAGCAGGACGCCAACCGTCGCATGGGCTATTCTGCCAAACGCACCATGTCCATTGCCCAGCGCCTCTACGAAGGTGTTGAGCTCGGCGCGCGCGGCACCACCGCTCTGATCACTTACATGCGTACCGACTCAGTCCGTATTGCCAAGGATGCGCAGGACGCGGCCAAGCAGTTGATCCTCGACAAGTTCGGCGGCGACTACTATCCGCCCAAGACCCGCAATTTCAAAACCAAGGGCGGCGCACAGGACGCGCACGAAGCCATCCGCCCTGTTGACGTCACCATCACTCCGGACGACGTCAAATCCTATCTCCCGGCCGAGCAGTACAAGCTCTACCGCCTCATCTGGCAGCGTTTCGTCGCTTCCCAGATGGCTGTGGCGACCTTCTGGGACACCACGGTTCTGGTCAAGGCTCCCCGCACCCAGTGGCGCGCCAAGGGCGAGCGTCTGCTCTTCCCTGGCTTCCTGGCTGCCATGGACAAGGCCAAATCCGAAGACGACACCGAGCTGCCCAAGCTGGCCGAAGGCGACGTCCTCAATCTCAACGAGCTGAAGAAAGAACAGAAGTTCACCCAGCCGCCGCCGCGCTTCTCTGAAGCCTCGCTGGTCAAGACGCTGGAAGAACTCGGCATCGGACGCCCCTCCACCTACGCGGCCATCATCTCCACTCTGCTGGATCGTGAGTACGCCCGTCAGGAAGAGAAGCGTTTCGTGCCCACGGAACTCGGTTTCACTGTTTCCGATCAGCTCTCGGAACACTTCCAGGCCCTCATGGATGTCGGCTTCACCGCGCAGATGGAAAATCTCCTCGATGACGTGGCCGCCGGCAAGCAGGACTGGATCAGGCTCCTCAATGACTTTGGTGGCGACTTCTATCCCACGCTGGATAAAGCCCGCACCGAGATGGCCCGCTCGCAGCAGGAAACCGACATCATGTGCGAGAACTGCGGCAAGCCCATGGCCATCAAGTTCGGCAAGACCGGCGAGTTCCTTGGTTGCACCGGCTTCCCCGCCTGTCGCACCATCAAGAACTTCACCCGCGACGAGCAGGGCAACATTCAGGTCGTGGAACGCGAGAAGCCCGAAGATACCGGCGTCAAGTGCGACAAGTGCGGACGCCCCATGGCCATCAAGCAGTCCCGCCGTGGCGAGTTCCTCGGCTGTACCGGCTATCCGGACTGCAAGAACATCGTCAACTTCGAGCGCGACGAGAACGGCAAGATCAAGGTCATCGAATCCGAGAAGCCCAAGGTTGTCGGCACCTGTCCCGAATGCGGCGGCGAACTGCTCCTCAAGAAGGCGCGCACCGGCTCCCGCTTCATCGCCTGCTCCAACTACCCGGATTGCACCTACGCCGCGCCCTTCTCCACAGGCGTGCCCTGTCCCAAGGAAGGCTGCAAAGGCGAGCTGGTCGAGAAGTCCTCGCGCCGAGGCAAGCTCTTCTACTCCTGCTCCACCTACCCGCAGTGTGATTACGCTGTCTGGAACTGGCCCATCAACGAGCCATGTCCCAAGTGCGAGCATCCGATCCTCACGCGCAAGACGACCAAAGACAAGGGCGAGCACATCGCCTGCCCCAAGAAGGGTTGCGGTTACACCCGGCCCATCGAAGGCGAAGAAGAAAAATAA
- a CDS encoding twin-arginine translocation signal domain-containing protein: MSADILNRRDFLKLGVAVGAAAAVTSVSAPSFAATSCTSLSKCMEMTPVEMAEASGAVTASWRNVRHAAAEIRNPAIRHRVEAILENPVPTLTKGMGRSDKKAIYKELSSKGLIKGVKEADFLPPVSSYSEAPQPFYSAPGSGYQSHHSYPGGLATHTDLNVRVSMALYDGYRDVYSYMLDRDVVIAAQVLHDLHKPWVFQWDKNGESRGEQKLAGTGEHHPLGVAESIVRGLPAEVCVAQACAHNHPRTPEDEAQVVGWIQAASIIAGVDPVKYGLLEKGGKTLPLPRRQEGFVTHLGDHDWVLTVPAAKWIIPVMGKVAVRDYGISEGDLTKKPFNQFRNYVFSQAPIMSLYEIYAAQGEAELVRTVHSIVAPA, encoded by the coding sequence ATGTCTGCTGATATCTTGAACCGTCGTGATTTTCTGAAGCTGGGCGTGGCTGTTGGGGCTGCCGCTGCCGTGACTTCCGTGTCCGCTCCCTCTTTTGCCGCCACTTCCTGCACTTCCCTCTCCAAATGTATGGAGATGACCCCGGTGGAGATGGCCGAGGCTTCCGGTGCCGTGACCGCATCGTGGCGCAACGTCCGTCATGCCGCGGCCGAGATTCGCAACCCCGCCATCCGTCATCGTGTGGAAGCCATTCTGGAGAATCCCGTGCCGACCCTGACCAAGGGCATGGGGCGTTCCGACAAGAAAGCCATCTACAAGGAACTGTCCTCCAAAGGGCTCATCAAAGGCGTAAAGGAAGCAGATTTTCTGCCGCCGGTTTCCAGTTACTCCGAGGCTCCTCAACCTTTCTATTCCGCCCCGGGCAGCGGCTACCAGAGTCACCATTCCTACCCCGGCGGTCTCGCCACCCACACCGACCTGAATGTGCGCGTGTCCATGGCCCTCTATGATGGCTACCGCGACGTCTATAGCTACATGCTGGACCGCGACGTGGTCATCGCGGCGCAGGTGCTTCACGATCTGCACAAGCCGTGGGTCTTCCAGTGGGACAAGAACGGTGAATCCCGTGGCGAGCAGAAATTGGCCGGTACTGGCGAACACCACCCTCTCGGTGTGGCCGAGTCCATCGTGCGCGGCCTGCCCGCCGAGGTCTGTGTGGCGCAGGCATGTGCCCACAATCATCCCCGTACTCCCGAAGACGAAGCACAGGTGGTGGGCTGGATTCAGGCCGCGTCCATCATCGCAGGAGTCGATCCCGTGAAATATGGACTGCTGGAAAAGGGAGGCAAGACCCTGCCCCTGCCGCGTCGTCAGGAAGGGTTCGTGACCCACCTCGGCGACCACGACTGGGTGCTGACCGTTCCGGCTGCCAAATGGATCATTCCGGTCATGGGCAAGGTGGCCGTGCGTGACTACGGCATCTCCGAGGGCGACCTGACCAAAAAGCCGTTCAACCAGTTCCGCAATTATGTTTTCTCTCAGGCTCCCATCATGTCCCTGTACGAAATCTACGCCGCACAGGGCGAAGCCGAGCTCGTCCGTACTGTCCACTCCATTGTCGCGCCAGCCTAG
- a CDS encoding glycosyltransferase family A protein: MNERYLQIFQNGMKDQLEELTLDEMVLYIRNHIHSFLMDETISFCFIERLANDPETIRNQKASAALLYLLDKAVQMRPFRPGLLAAVENLTRNPHITQRIGFMKEHNQSMEIYDQISALNLKTDAEDARNFITQLIQAHPSHITAAQFALHVDRQLGITQGEWREAFTCPPALRRDWEVALFQHHAGMKDYGRAMELWDKLKKPNLRETTLNFAAEMFVEQGDKEQALELYRASLAQDPRQTPIRLRIRELENPFVPDTALLNSCEFSICVYSWNKADMLGQTLESLATTDLGKAKIHILLNGCTDHSREEVDRVLPLFKNNEVKLHELHVNIGAPAARNWLMHLPEVQEGKYIAFIDDDVVLQKDWLAQFLTIAEADDQVAVVGCKIVHPQTPSPFQYLYRHVALATHGLLKLSIPAPPDQYDNGVYDVIRETRSVMGCQHLLRTSAVNKIPAGFDIRFSPSQVDDMDHDMALCLEGYKVMYCGTVTCQHHQGSGISLIYAQEWNASRTGNAMGNDIKFFFKHFDHMERMQALDSLSLGEDVPLPDF, translated from the coding sequence ATGAACGAACGGTATCTGCAGATTTTCCAAAACGGCATGAAGGACCAGCTCGAAGAACTGACTCTCGACGAGATGGTGCTGTACATACGCAATCATATTCATTCGTTCCTCATGGACGAAACCATCAGCTTCTGCTTCATTGAACGACTCGCCAACGACCCGGAAACGATAAGGAATCAGAAAGCAAGCGCGGCCCTGCTGTACTTGCTGGACAAGGCCGTTCAGATGCGTCCCTTCCGCCCCGGCCTGTTGGCTGCGGTAGAGAACCTGACGCGCAATCCGCATATTACCCAGCGTATCGGCTTCATGAAAGAGCACAACCAATCCATGGAGATCTACGACCAGATCTCCGCGCTGAATCTCAAGACCGATGCCGAAGACGCCCGGAATTTCATCACTCAGCTCATTCAGGCTCACCCATCACACATCACTGCCGCACAGTTTGCCCTGCATGTGGATCGGCAACTCGGCATCACGCAAGGAGAATGGCGCGAGGCCTTCACCTGCCCGCCCGCCCTCCGCCGTGACTGGGAAGTTGCCCTGTTCCAGCACCACGCAGGGATGAAAGACTATGGCCGCGCCATGGAATTGTGGGACAAACTCAAAAAGCCGAACCTGCGAGAGACCACACTTAATTTTGCCGCCGAAATGTTCGTTGAACAGGGCGACAAGGAGCAGGCACTGGAACTCTATCGAGCCTCCCTTGCCCAAGACCCGCGTCAGACGCCAATCCGCCTGCGCATTCGGGAACTGGAAAATCCTTTTGTTCCGGACACCGCCCTGCTCAACTCCTGCGAGTTCAGCATCTGCGTCTACTCGTGGAACAAGGCGGACATGCTCGGTCAGACCTTGGAAAGTCTAGCAACGACGGATTTAGGCAAAGCAAAAATTCACATCCTGCTCAACGGCTGCACCGACCACAGTCGAGAGGAGGTAGACCGCGTGCTGCCGCTTTTCAAGAATAATGAGGTCAAGCTGCATGAACTGCATGTAAACATTGGCGCCCCTGCTGCGCGCAACTGGCTCATGCATCTGCCGGAAGTGCAGGAAGGCAAGTACATCGCCTTCATCGATGACGATGTGGTCCTGCAAAAGGACTGGCTGGCCCAATTCCTGACCATAGCCGAGGCCGACGATCAGGTCGCCGTGGTGGGATGCAAGATCGTCCATCCGCAGACGCCTTCGCCCTTCCAGTATCTGTATCGACACGTAGCGTTGGCCACCCACGGTCTCCTTAAGCTCTCCATCCCTGCGCCGCCGGACCAATACGACAACGGCGTGTACGATGTCATTCGCGAGACCCGGAGCGTCATGGGCTGTCAGCACCTGCTGCGCACCAGCGCGGTGAACAAGATTCCTGCGGGCTTCGACATTCGCTTCTCCCCTTCACAGGTGGACGACATGGATCACGACATGGCCCTCTGCCTTGAAGGGTACAAGGTCATGTATTGCGGCACGGTCACCTGCCAGCACCATCAGGGCAGCGGGATATCGCTCATCTATGCACAGGAATGGAATGCCTCCCGTACCGGCAACGCCATGGGCAATGACATCAAGTTCTTCTTCAAACACTTCGATCACATGGAGCGGATGCAGGCGCTGGACAGCCTGAGTCTCGGCGAGGACGTGCCGCTTCCGGACTTCTAG
- a CDS encoding YggS family pyridoxal phosphate-dependent enzyme has translation MSERKQELAENVARVKEDLAEAARKAGRQVEDVTLVAVSKIKPASDVRALAESGQLDFGENYVQEAVAKQEELVNLDLNWHFIGGLQSNKAKFVAGKFGLVHSVDSRKLAQALHKKASSLGVVQDILIQVNIAGEVQKSGITVENLPVLADEVMEMDGVRLVGLMTMPPFFDEPERARPVFARLRQLKDELEKQLGKKLPHLSMGMTGDFVPAVEEGATLVRIGTRIFGARAPKV, from the coding sequence ATGAGCGAAAGAAAGCAGGAACTGGCCGAGAACGTGGCCCGAGTAAAAGAAGATCTGGCCGAAGCGGCCAGGAAAGCGGGCCGACAGGTCGAAGACGTGACCCTGGTGGCGGTTTCCAAGATCAAGCCCGCCAGTGATGTCAGGGCGTTGGCCGAAAGCGGCCAGCTGGATTTCGGCGAGAACTATGTTCAGGAGGCTGTGGCCAAGCAGGAAGAACTGGTCAATCTGGACCTCAACTGGCACTTCATTGGCGGGTTGCAGTCCAACAAAGCCAAGTTCGTGGCAGGAAAATTCGGGCTGGTACATAGCGTGGATTCACGTAAGCTGGCCCAGGCATTGCATAAAAAGGCTTCAAGCCTCGGGGTGGTTCAGGACATCCTCATTCAGGTGAACATCGCGGGAGAAGTTCAAAAGTCCGGAATCACAGTGGAAAATCTGCCCGTCCTGGCCGATGAGGTCATGGAAATGGACGGAGTGCGACTCGTCGGTTTGATGACGATGCCGCCGTTTTTCGATGAACCCGAGCGGGCGAGGCCCGTTTTTGCCCGGTTGAGGCAGCTCAAGGATGAGTTGGAAAAACAGCTGGGTAAAAAGTTGCCGCATCTCTCCATGGGCATGACCGGAGACTTTGTTCCGGCCGTGGAAGAAGGGGCGACACTGGTGAGAATCGGTACAAGGATTTTCGGGGCCAGGGCTCCGAAGGTATAA